The following proteins are encoded in a genomic region of Reichenbachiella sp.:
- a CDS encoding sigma-70 family RNA polymerase sigma factor, with product MNNKGYISNQDQILDDSQLTDLCKANDELAQKALYDKYANKMMRTCLRYLNDEMEAEDAMIDGFMKVFSKIDTFEYRGKGSLEGWVKRIMVNESLMLLRKRKMDQVEIEKVHDLSSGNVTVESQLMEETIVNIIQRLPNGYRTVFNMYVIEGYSHKEIGEKLNISENTSKSQLSKARASLSKSLTQIGAL from the coding sequence TTGAATAACAAAGGGTACATCTCAAATCAGGATCAAATTTTGGACGATAGTCAATTGACAGACTTGTGTAAAGCCAACGATGAATTGGCTCAAAAGGCGTTGTATGACAAATACGCTAATAAAATGATGCGTACTTGCCTGAGATATTTGAATGATGAGATGGAAGCTGAAGACGCGATGATAGACGGATTTATGAAAGTTTTTTCTAAAATTGACACGTTTGAATATCGCGGAAAAGGAAGTCTTGAAGGCTGGGTAAAAAGAATCATGGTTAATGAGTCGCTGATGCTACTCAGAAAACGAAAAATGGACCAAGTCGAAATCGAAAAAGTCCATGACCTTTCTTCAGGCAACGTAACTGTTGAGTCTCAATTAATGGAAGAGACCATAGTGAATATCATTCAGCGACTGCCCAACGGATACCGAACTGTATTCAACATGTATGTGATAGAAGGCTACTCTCATAAGGAAATTGGTGAAAAACTCAATATTAGTGAGAATACATCAAAATCTCAATTGAGCAAAGCTAGAGCTTCTCTATCCAAATCTCTAACACAAATAGGTGCGCTATGA
- a CDS encoding calcium/sodium antiporter, producing MVVPFLLIIVGFVMLIKGADFLVNGASSLAKRYNVSDIAIGLTVVAMGTSAPELVVNIISGASGENDDIVFGNIIGSNIFNMFLILGIAAVIYPLTVQKNALWKEVPYSLLATVVLFVLVNDQLIFGAEDNALSFVDGMILLGMFVAFLAYVFQNMRRTGDLGGDMDEIEMYGSLKTTLMIVFGIAGLAIGGQVIVDNAIIIAEYFQISQKVIGLTILAAGTSLPELATTAVAAFHKKSDLAVGNIVGSNIFNLLLVLGATATLNAPIAFDIDLNLDLYIVMIGTFMLFIFMFTLQKYKLDRAEGALYLVGFVAYCVFLYMNRL from the coding sequence ATGGTAGTGCCCTTTTTGCTCATCATTGTCGGTTTCGTTATGCTTATCAAGGGAGCCGATTTTTTAGTGAATGGAGCTTCCTCTCTTGCCAAAAGATATAATGTTTCGGATATTGCCATCGGTCTTACAGTGGTGGCCATGGGTACTTCTGCACCGGAGTTAGTAGTAAATATCATATCAGGAGCTTCAGGTGAAAATGACGACATCGTTTTTGGCAATATCATCGGGTCCAACATATTTAACATGTTCTTGATACTCGGTATAGCCGCTGTCATTTACCCGTTAACTGTTCAGAAAAATGCACTTTGGAAAGAAGTCCCTTATTCATTATTAGCAACCGTAGTATTATTTGTATTGGTTAATGACCAACTCATTTTTGGCGCGGAAGACAACGCCTTGAGCTTTGTTGATGGGATGATTCTACTGGGCATGTTTGTTGCTTTTCTCGCCTATGTTTTTCAAAACATGCGACGTACTGGCGACCTTGGTGGGGATATGGATGAGATCGAAATGTACGGAAGTCTCAAAACCACACTCATGATCGTATTCGGTATTGCGGGATTAGCCATTGGTGGTCAAGTGATTGTTGACAACGCTATCATCATAGCCGAGTATTTCCAGATTAGCCAGAAAGTAATTGGCTTAACCATCTTAGCGGCTGGTACCTCTCTACCAGAATTGGCAACTACTGCCGTTGCTGCTTTTCATAAGAAGTCAGATTTGGCTGTAGGAAACATAGTTGGTTCGAACATATTCAATTTATTGTTGGTATTGGGAGCTACAGCTACTCTAAATGCTCCAATAGCCTTTGACATTGATCTAAACCTCGATCTATACATCGTAATGATCGGAACGTTTATGCTGTTCATATTCATGTTTACTCTCCAAAAGTATAAATTGGATCGAGCAGAAGGCGCTCTTTACCTGGTCGGCTTTGTAGCCTACTGTGTATTCTTGTACATGAATCGTCTTTAA
- the trmB gene encoding tRNA (guanosine(46)-N7)-methyltransferase TrmB encodes MGRKKLERFQDNAERYNVVQDGKPNFGHLIGKWKEEHFKNDQNLVVELGCGRGEYTVGLGEKQPECNFVGVDIKGSRIWVGSSYAIKNNLENVAFLRTQIELLDKHFGENEIDEIWVTFPDPRPKDKDEKKRLTAPRHLEVYKKLLKDEGWVKFKTDNTFLFDYTLELFKEGQVKVKNLLHTHDLYHSEYMDEHFGVKTKYEELFYNKGESIKYMKFQFA; translated from the coding sequence GTGGGAAGAAAAAAGCTAGAGCGATTTCAAGATAATGCCGAGCGGTACAATGTAGTGCAAGATGGCAAACCAAATTTTGGACATTTAATAGGTAAATGGAAAGAAGAACATTTTAAGAATGATCAAAATTTGGTAGTTGAGTTAGGTTGTGGAAGAGGTGAGTACACAGTAGGCCTTGGAGAGAAACAACCTGAATGCAACTTTGTAGGAGTTGATATCAAGGGCTCAAGAATTTGGGTAGGAAGCTCTTATGCTATTAAGAATAATCTTGAAAATGTAGCTTTTTTAAGAACTCAAATCGAGTTGCTGGATAAGCACTTTGGGGAAAATGAGATTGATGAGATTTGGGTAACCTTTCCAGACCCTAGACCAAAAGACAAGGATGAAAAAAAGCGCCTAACGGCACCTAGGCATCTTGAGGTTTATAAAAAATTATTGAAGGATGAGGGATGGGTTAAGTTCAAAACGGACAATACTTTTTTGTTTGACTATACGCTAGAATTATTCAAAGAGGGTCAAGTGAAAGTTAAGAATCTGCTTCACACTCATGATCTGTACCATTCAGAATACATGGATGAGCATTTTGGAGTAAAGACCAAATACGAAGAACTATTCTATAATAAAGGAGAGAGTATCAAGTATATGAAGTTTCAATTTGCCTGA